GCGTTTTAAGTAATGAGACAAAACGGGCAAGCACTGCGATCAGAGGACAAATATCCGTTCGGGAGACGTAATTTTATAAGCAACATATACAGCATTTATCCGGTTACTCATATAACATCGCCTCCTTCAACAATTTCCCATAGTTTATCGGAAAGTCCTATGAGAAGTCAATGGACAAAATAATTATAGTCATCTATTGGTATTACTCTCGTGATCTGAGGTGAACTTTAAGAAAAGCTCTTGGAGGTTGTCTTTTGGAGAGAGGCTCAAGTATAATGATGTGGCATAATCATCACAATATTACAAACTAGTTGCAGGAGGACTTATTGGAATTGTTATGAGCATTTCTTCCATGATTACTGTCGTCGCCGGTATTATCTTTGTACTGAACATTCTGTTCGGTCTCGTCATTGTCTTTAAGGAGAGGAAAGATATCGGCTCGACATGGGCCTGGCTCCTCGTCCTCTCCTTCATCCCTGTCCTCGGATTCATTCTGTACCTGTTATTTGCACAGGATTTTCGCAAGATCCGACTTTTTCATTGGGATGATTTCAAAAAGCTGCACTATGAGCAAATCTTACTCACACAGATGGGGAGCATCCAATCAAGCCGTTTTCAGTTCAAGAATGAGGTTTCCAAGAAATATGACGATCTCATTTACATGCATTTGAACGAGAATCACGCATTGCTGACTGAAGATAATGAGATCGATATTTTTACAGATGGAAGGGAAAAATTCGACCGGCTCTTCCAGGACATTAGAGAGGCGCAGGAATCGGTGCATGTCCAGTATTATATTTTCCGTCGAGATCATCTGGGCAAGGAATTTCTTGATCTGCTAACAGAAAAAGCAAGACAAGGCGTCAAGGTTCGTCTGCTGTATGATGAGCTTGGCTCTAGGCAGTTAACCAAGGGCTTCTTCAAGGAATTCTTCGCAGCTGGTGGCGAGGCAGAAGCATTCTTTCCTTCCAAGCTACATCTTATCAACCTGAGAATTAACTACCGTAATCACCGCAAGCTCGTCATTATTGACGGCCAGATTGGATACGTCGGTGGCTTCAACGTCGGGGATGAATACCTCGGAATGAAGAAGAAATTCGGCTACTGGCGCGATACTCATCTGCGAGTCCAAGGCAGCGCGGTATATGCGATGCAAATTCGCTTCATTCTCGACTGGAGTCAAGCATCGCAGCATAACGAGATTACATACGAACCTAGTCTGTTCCCGGAGATAGAGACAAAAGATCAGGTAGGTATGCAGATTGTTACCAGTGGTCCCGATTCCAGACTAGAGCATATCAAGAACGGTTACATTAAAATGATCATGTCCGCCAAGCACTCCATCTACATCCAGACTCCTTACTTCGTTCCGGACCCTAGTGTCTTTGATGCGCTGCGAATCGCCTCGCTATCCGGCGTGGATGTCAATATCATGATCCCGGATAAGCCGGATCATCCGTTTATTTACTGGGCTACTTTGTCTCATATCGGGGAAATGCTGCAGCTTGGCGTCAAGGTCTATCTCTACAAAAAAGGCTTTATCCATGCCAAGACGATTGTCGTAGATAATGAGATTTCATCGGTCGGAACCGCAAATATGGATTATCGCAGCTTCCGCTTGAACTTTGAAGTGAATGCATTTATTTATCATGAAGCTACCGCTAAGAAGCTAAGAGATATATTCATGGAGGACGTCAAAGACTCCATCTTGCTGACTGAAGAAGATTACGAGCATCGTCCAAGATTGGTACGTATGAAGGAATCTATTTCTCGCTTGATATCCCCAATTCTGTAGCGAAGAGGACCTAACATACTTAGCCTCATAGCAAATGAGCACAAACAAAAAGCCAACCTAATGATCAGCTTCTGCTAATCATCGGTTGGCTTTTGTATTAACACTATCCTATCTTACTTACAACGAGCAGGAGTCATCTGTGCAAGCTGCACCGTCAGGACCGAGGACGTCGAGTTTCGTCTTAGGATTCTCCTCTTCCCATACTTGATTCAGAGCGCCCAGAAAGGCTTCCACAGGCTGTGCTCCGCGTACCGCATACTTGCGGTTCAGTACGAAGAATGGCACCGCTTGAACACCAAGGTTTGCCCCTTCCTGCTGATCGCCGATTACTTGCTCTTCGTATTCGTCTCCAGCCAGCATTTGCTTAACTTCATCGGCATCCAGCCCAACCTCAGCAGCTAAGCTGGCCAATACATCGTGATCCCCGACATGCTTCGATTCGGTGAAATACGCAGACAGAAGACGCTCCATCATCTCCTTGCTCTTGCCCTTCGTATCGGCATAATGACTGACGCGGTGCGCATCAAGCGTGTTCGTCATAACCGCCGTATCAAGATGATAATCCAATCCGACTTCATGCGCCTGCGCGGAAACCTGTTCATTCATTCCTCTAGCTTGTTCAACGGAAATGCCATATTTATGTGCAAGCATCTCGTCCATCGATTCGTCATATTGCTTCGGCGCATTTGGATCGAGCTGGAAGCTCTTGAAGACGAGCTCCACCTGATCTTTATGAGGGAACTGCTCTAGCGCCTGTTCAAACTTGCGTTTTCCTATATAGCAAAAAGGACAAGCAATATCTGACCACACTTCAACTTTCATCCTAAATCCTCCTTATTTATTCCCGACCTTATGCCGAGACACCATTGTCTATGACATACGCGTCATAGCTGTAACTATGACAATTACATTATAAAGCATAAACTTACAAAACTACAGTACCTTAAATTAATTAATACAAAATGATTGTGCCTTTTTTTACAGACGTGACCAAAGTCCCGATGCTATATTCGCGTTAAACAACGTTTAAATCACAGTTTGAAGGAGACCCTATTGTATGCTACTTCACATTGGACTGGATATTGGTTCAACTACAACTAAACTGGTTGCCATTACAGCGAATGGCGAGATCATACATCAGAGATACAGCAGACATTATTCGGATGTTAAAGGTACGACATTACAAATGCTAAATGAACTGAAGTCGGAATTTCCGGACGCTTCCGTATCGATGAACATAGCTGGTTCTGCAGGACTATCATTGGCAGAACATGTGAGACTGCCCTTCGTTCAGGAGGTTATCGCCTGCACTGAGGCCGTCGAGCAATACATACCCAAGACAGATGTTGTCATTGAGCTTGGTGGCGAGGATGCGAAAATCATTTACTTCACTGGTGGCCTGGAGCAGCGAATGAATTCCGCCTGCGCCGGAGGCACCGGTGCTTTCATTGACCAGATCGCCGCGTTGCTGAAGACGGATGCGGAGGGAATGAACGAGCTGGCTAAAGGCTGCAA
The window above is part of the Paenibacillus lutimineralis genome. Proteins encoded here:
- the cls gene encoding cardiolipin synthase, whose protein sequence is MSISSMITVVAGIIFVLNILFGLVIVFKERKDIGSTWAWLLVLSFIPVLGFILYLLFAQDFRKIRLFHWDDFKKLHYEQILLTQMGSIQSSRFQFKNEVSKKYDDLIYMHLNENHALLTEDNEIDIFTDGREKFDRLFQDIREAQESVHVQYYIFRRDHLGKEFLDLLTEKARQGVKVRLLYDELGSRQLTKGFFKEFFAAGGEAEAFFPSKLHLINLRINYRNHRKLVIIDGQIGYVGGFNVGDEYLGMKKKFGYWRDTHLRVQGSAVYAMQIRFILDWSQASQHNEITYEPSLFPEIETKDQVGMQIVTSGPDSRLEHIKNGYIKMIMSAKHSIYIQTPYFVPDPSVFDALRIASLSGVDVNIMIPDKPDHPFIYWATLSHIGEMLQLGVKVYLYKKGFIHAKTIVVDNEISSVGTANMDYRSFRLNFEVNAFIYHEATAKKLRDIFMEDVKDSILLTEEDYEHRPRLVRMKESISRLISPIL
- a CDS encoding DsbA family oxidoreductase — protein: MKVEVWSDIACPFCYIGKRKFEQALEQFPHKDQVELVFKSFQLDPNAPKQYDESMDEMLAHKYGISVEQARGMNEQVSAQAHEVGLDYHLDTAVMTNTLDAHRVSHYADTKGKSKEMMERLLSAYFTESKHVGDHDVLASLAAEVGLDADEVKQMLAGDEYEEQVIGDQQEGANLGVQAVPFFVLNRKYAVRGAQPVEAFLGALNQVWEEENPKTKLDVLGPDGAACTDDSCSL